One Setaria viridis chromosome 3, Setaria_viridis_v4.0, whole genome shotgun sequence DNA window includes the following coding sequences:
- the LOC117848544 gene encoding serine/threonine protein phosphatase 2A 57 kDa regulatory subunit B' kappa isoform, giving the protein MWKQFLGKISRKSPKSGSGSPPQKFPPSRVANGAEAELRASPPPQASAVAAAPGAETREDVFLRKLNVCCVVFDFAAERGRDSPELERKRLVLLSLVDCVSAAEEPLTEAMISACVRMFAINLFRVFPPKLRSCGATDEDEPFFDPSWYHLQVVYELLLRFVMSPVVDVKVARKYMDNSFISRLLDLFDSDDPRERECLKTVLHRIYGKFMGNRPFIRKAVSNIFYRFVFETDHHNGIAELLEVFGSVISGFAKPLKEEHKLFLWKALIPLHKPKTVGVYLPQLTYCITQFIEKEPKLTGTVIRGLLKYWPVTNSQKEMMFLGELEEVLELTETADFQKCVVPLFRRIAQCLNSSHFQVAERALFLWNNEHLFDLISQNRQVILPIIYPALERNARWHWNQSVLNVTMNVRKMFFEMDERLLLACQTNFQEEEKKRAASEERRRLVWEHLERNAAFHPVTGDIGFAVPPTSAPLVAPTMT; this is encoded by the exons atgtggAAGCAGTTTCTTGGCAAGATCTCGCGGAAGTCTCCCAAATCCGGCAGCGGCTCGCCGCCGCAGAAGTTCCCGCCGTCGCGTGTAGCCAATGGGGCTGAAGCGGAGCTGAGAgcgtcgcctccgccgcagGCGTCagccgtcgccgcggcgcctGGGGCGGAGACCAGGGAGGACGTGTTCCTCCGCAAGCTCAACGTCTGCTGCGTGGTGTTCGACTTCGCCGCCGAGCGGGGGAGGGATTCGCCGGAGTTGGAGAGGAAGCGGCTGGTGCTCTTGTCCCTCGTCGACTGCGTCTCCGCGGCCGAGGAGCCCCTCACGGAGGCGATGATCTCGGCCTGCGTCCGAATGTTCGCCATCAACCTCTTCAGGGTCTTCCCGCCCAAGCTCCGCTCCTGCGGCGCCACTGATGAGGACGAGCCATTCTTTGACCCCTCCTGGTACCACCTGCAGGTCGTGTATGAGCTGTTGCTCCGGTTTGTGATGTCGCCTGTTGTCGATGTGAAGGTTGCTAGGAAGTACATGGACAATTCATTCATCTCTAGGCTTCTGGACCTGTTCGATTCTGATGACCCTAGGGAGAGGGAATGCTTGAAGACGGTTTTGCATAGGATATATGGAAAGTTCATGGGCAATCGACCATTTATCCGCAAGGCGGTGAGCAACATCTTTTATAGGTTTGTGTTTGAGACGGATCATCACAATGGGATTGCTGAGCTGTTGGAGGTGTTTGGGAGCGTGATTAGTGGTTTTGCAAAGCCTCTGAAGGAGGAGCATAAGTTGTTTCTGTGGAAGGCGTTGATTCCACTTCACAAACCGAAGACAGTTGGAGTGTATTTGCCACAGTTGACATACTGCATTACACAGTTTATTGAGAAGGAACCGAAGCTCACAGGGACTGTTATCAGAGGCCTCCTGAAGTACTGGCCGGTGACGAACAGTCAGAAGGAGATGATGTTCTTGGGTGAGTTGGAGGAGGTGCTGGAGTTGACAGAAACGGCTGACTTCCAGAAGTGTGTGGTTCCCTTGTTTCGCAGGATTGCGCAATGCCTGAATAGCTCTCATTTTCAG GTTGCTGAAAGGGCCTTATTCCTGTGGAATAATGAACATTTGTTTGACCTGATTTCCCAAAACCGCCAAGTTATCCTGCCAATAATATATCCTGCTCTGGAAAGGAATGCTCGTTGGCACTGGAATCAGTCGGTTCTAAATGTAACAATGAATGTGAGGAAAATGTTCTTCGAAATGGATGAGAGATTGCTGCTAGCTTGTCAGACCAATTTCCAAGAGGAGGAAAAGAAGCGAGCTGCATCTGAGGAACGAAGAAGGCTTGTATGGGAGCACCTAGAGAGGAATGCTGCATTTCATCCAGTAACCGGAGACATTGGCTTTGCAGTTCCTCCTACATCTGCTCCTCTGGTGGCTCCCACTATGACATGA
- the LOC117850136 gene encoding auxin-responsive protein IAA1, whose translation MSEEPARSSTESSSAASSGLDFEDTALTLRLPGSDPDRKRAASTSDPAARSPRASDAPPSPKARVVGWPPVSRNRRNALPRGKFVKVAVAGAPYQRKVDLEAYAGYEQLLAALQDMFTAHFTVRRGANEEMELIDAVSGAEYVPTYEDKDGDWMLVGDVPWRMFVETCQRLRLMKSSEVVNLAPRAAE comes from the exons ATGTCGGAGGAGCCGGCACGGAGCTCCACGGAGTCCTCGTCCGCGGCCTCCTCGGGGCTCGACTTCGAGGACACCGCGCTCACGCTCCGCCTTCCGGGCTCCGACCCCGACCGCAagcgcgccgcctccacctccgaccccgccgcccgctccccgCGCGCCTCCGACGCCCCGCCCTCCCCCAA GGCGCGGGTGGTGGGGTGGCCACCGGTGAGCCGGAACCGGCGGAACGCGCTCCCCAGGGGCAAGTTCGTCAAggtggccgtcgccggcgcgccgTACCAGCGCAAGGTCGACCTCGAGGCGTACGCGGGCTACGAGCagctgctcgccgcgctccaggACATGTTCACCGCCCACTTCACCGTCC GCAGGGGGGCGAACGAGGAGATGGAGCTCATCGATGCCGTGAGCGGCGCGGAGTACGTGCCCACGTATGAGGACAAGGATGGCGATTGGATGCTCGTCGGAGACGTCCCCTGGAG AATGTTTGTGGAAACCTGCCAACGCCTTCGTCTGATGAAAAGCTCCGAGGTGGTTAACTTGG CGCCAAGAGCTGCTGAATGA